CGGCTACGGCAACACCGCCGACGCCAATCACATGACCGCCCCGGCCCCGGAAGGTGAAGGTGCCGCCCGCTGCATGAAGATGGCCCTGCGAAACTCCGGACTCAACCCGGGGGATATTGATTACATCAATGCCCATGGCACGGCTACCCCGCAAGGGGATATTGCGGAAACCCAAGCCATCAAGTCGGTATTTGGCGACCACGCGCGCAAGCTGGTGGTCTCCTCCACCAAAGGCGCCACGGGGCACATGCTAGGCGCAGCGGGTGCGGTGGAAACAATCCTGTGCCTCAAGGCAATGCAAAACCAAGTGGCCCCACCCACGATCAATCTGGAGAATCCCGATCCCCAGTGCGATCTGGACTATGCCCCCAATGCCGCCCGGGAGATGAAGATCAACGCGATCGTCAACAACTCCTTCGGCTTTGGCGGACATAACGCCTCCCTGATCGCCCGTAAATTCGTCGGCTAACCGTCCGCGAACTGGACCTTCCCCGCCTCCGGCTTTACCTCGCCGGAGTTTTTAGAGCTTCTCGGGGTCGGTAACCGGGACCGGGGCCGGTTCGGCAGTTCGGCTCTTCCAGCGTTCTTCCGGCAGCATGGCAAGCACCATGATGGCGGCCTGGCTGCTCACAAATAGCACCAGCCATTTAAACGCGGAATCCATGAAACCGTACGAGTGCAGGCCAACGCCCAGCATGTTGACGCCAAACCAGGACCACGCCGTGACCACGTTGCCAAAGATAGCCACGTTCATCAGACCGCGTTCCTGCCACATGCCGCACCAGCGCGCGTGCAAATAGACGGCGTTCCATAGCACGATCATCAACGCGCCGTTCTCTTTCGGGTCCCAGCCCCAAAACCGGCCCCACGATTGATCCGCCCAGATGCCGCCCAAAACGGTCCCCACGAAACTGAACAGCGCGGCAAAGCAGGTGACCCCATACACCATGCGGGACAATGCCCCAGCGCGATCCGGCGTCAGGTTGCGCGTGAAGAATCCCAGCAGCACATAAAACACCGCCAGCACCCCGGCGAAGAACGTTGCTGAATACCCCAGCGTCACCGTGATCACGTGGGTGGCGAGCCAGAAATTGCTATCGAGCACCGCGCGCATCATCTCCATGGTATCGCCGCCCAGCGCCAGATTGTGGGCGATGATCTGCGTGACAAAGCCCACCGCCGCCGCCACCACCACGCCCAGGCACAGGGGGAAAAACCGCTCCAGAACCAACCCGAGAAACACCGCGCCCCAACCGATAAAGACGGCCGAGGAATACAGGTTGGTCACCGGCGGACGGCCTTCCAGAAAAACGCGAAAACCCAGCCCCACCGTATGCATCACCCACGCCAGCGCCACCAGGTTGAACGCCGAGCGGCGCAGCCATTCGGTGAGGTTGAACAAGGCGATGATGGCGAAAATAAAGGCCACCACATAAATGACGGTGGCTTTGTAGAACGCTTGCAAATGATTGAAAAAGAATTCGCGATGGCTCTTCGTTAATTCGAGTTGATAGTTCGGCGTCAACCATTGGTTGTAATCCGCCAGGGCGCGATTGAAGCCGGCGGGATCATTCTTGGCGTAGGCGGACATCAGTCCGGCATAAAAGCCCATGGCCGGGTGTACGGTTCCGCCCTGGGCCGTTTCCATCAGGCTGGCACCGGCATTGGCCCAGCCATCGCGGTTCTTGGCAGGGTCCAGCGGTGGCACGATCAGCGGATAGGCCGCCTCTTGCATCCGGTGGTATGGTTGCACGTATTTCATCAGCGCATCCACCGCCTTTTGGTCGAAGGTTTGTTTGGCTTCCTGCGCCTGCGCCGCCGCCAGACCGGGCCCGATCGCTTTTTTGAACTGCTCCAAGTCGGCGGCGAAATCCTTGGAATCCTCCGGCTTCACGCTGACCTTGAGGCGGGTGTAAATCATCAGCGCATTGTACAGCCGCATGATCTGATGTTCGAAAGGCGTGCGCTTGGTCGAGTCAATGTCATTCACCCGCCGGGCCTGTTTCTCAATTTCCTCCAGCTTTTCCTTGAGTTCCTGATAGGAAAAATGTTTGCGCTCATCACTCAGATTTAACATCCCCTGCATTTCCGCGCTATCAATTCGGAATATGGGACGGGTATCAGCCATCGTCGGGCTGGCCAGCACCTCGACCAGCCATTCCGTGGCCGACATGGTCTGGGGCGGCTTCAATTTGGAAGCCCCCGGATCGCTCCAGGCGACGGATTGTTTGGCGCGGATTTGAAGGAGGGAGTTGCGCGCCACGGAGTCCAAGGGCTGGACGCGCCCGTTGAGCAGCACGGGCAGTTGTCCGAAACCAGTCAGATCAAAGCCGTTCTTTGGCCCGGGTAGCCGCATCGAAGCAAGCAACCAAACGGCAAACAGCGCAGTCAAAATCAAAGGAATCCGCGCTTTCATACGCCCTCCTTTCGACTGGCCGCAAATTTTCGGGTGATAAAATCCATCAGGTGCATCATAAAATGGAAACACATGCCGAGCCCGACCAGGATACAGGCGATGTACGGCGTCAGCCAACTGGGGTTGCGCACCACCTGCAAGATGCTGACGCGCGGATCATTGGGATCGTAGCTGCCCTGGTAAAAGGTTTCGCCGCCATAACGCAACGGGTTGTTCATATAAATCAGGCTCTCGCGTTGCTCGCCGGTGCCGGGATTATCCACCCGGATGCGGCTGGCAAAGTTTTTGGGAATATCCGTGCCCGGATACTTCTCATGGGTGAACTTGAGCAGCGTGATGGAGAACGGCTTGTAAACGCGGACGGAGCGCAAAGCGACCTGCCAAGTTTTCCCGGCATATTGCACCGGCTGACTGTCCAGCACCAGCGAGAACATCCAGGTGCCCAGCGATTTCCCCTCCGCCACGACTTCGATCAGCGACGCGGGCACATTGCGTTCGTCCATGCGCGCAGCGCGGGGGCGCGGAGTGACTTTTACCGTTTCGCCGATGCCCTGCGTGGCTTCCGGCTTGCCTGGCTCGTTCCCCGCCCGGTTTTCAACCAGGGAATTGAGATAATGTTTTTTGATTCGCAAGGTGAACGGCAGGGCGGGATTGGTGATTTCCCTGCCGGTGGCCAGCTCGTCTTCCGGAATGGACACCACAGTATCACGATCCGGCTGGCTCGTATCTACCAGCACCAACTCGGTGTAGAGCGAACTTTCGGAATAATTGACCGGCTGCCCCTCGGTCAGCCGCATGTGGCTTTCCACTTGAAACAGATCCGTGAACAACTGCCCGACCAGCAACAAAATCAAGCCGCCGTGAATGAGTTGCAGACCGAACCGACGCCGGGACAACTCGAAGACCAGAATCTGAGCCGCCACCAGATTGACCAACAGCACACCCCCGATCAGGTATCCGCCCGGAATCGGAATTTTCCAATCCGCACCGCTCGGCCCCCAAAACGCGATCAGACTTTGGAAATACTCTTTCTGGACGTTGTAAATGCCATGATTGACCTGCGCCAGCGTACCCAGCAGCACCAGCACCATTCCGGCGGCCAGGCAGATCACGGTCACCCGCATCGAGCCCAGCGCGGCAATAATCGTTTTGAAGGACATCAGGGCGTCTCCTTGCCCGGATAACGGGCGGTTTGCACAAATTTAAGGAAGGCTTCCTGCTGCGCTTCCACCAGCTTGCCATCCCCCACCATTTTGTAGAACCAGGTGCGGCCGCCTTGCGGTACGCTCACCGCGATCATGCGGGCGGGCTGACCGGTACGGGCGAACGTGCCTTGAACATCCATCTTCAGCGCTTTCGCCCCGCCCAGATCCAGCGGGGAGGTGGTTTTCCCCATCTCTTCCATGCCCACTGGCGGCAAACTCATCTGACCGCGCCAGCGGTTGACATTATCCAGCGCTCCACCGCCATCGCCGGCCAGCACACTGATGGTCACTTCCGCTTTAGCGCCCGGGCTGGCCACGGCGAACTTGGCGTTCATCATAGGTCCGGCGGGCACGCTCTGCCAATCGGTGGGCACCTGCCATTGCGGATTCTCTTTGATGGACGGCTCCGGCAACGGCATTTGCCCCATGCCCATCCCCGCGCTGGGCATCGCGCTGGGCATTGCACTGGGCGCGGCGGGAGCCATGGCGTTCGGCGCGTCTGCCAGAAACGCAACGGACTTCAAAAAATTAAGGAAATCCGGTTTGCTCTTCACCACGAGGGCATTCGGCCCGGTAACCTTGAAAAACCAGGTGGTATCCTCCTGCCCCAGCATGCCCACCAGGATGCGGAGGGGTTCCTTGGCCTCAGCCCCGGCTTTTTCGCCAGCCATGTCGAATAAATCACCAAACGCTCCGGCGATCTCCACCTTTTCCGTCAGCTTCCCCAAATCCGCCTCCGTGGCGAGCGGCAGGTTCACCTGCTTGCGCCAAAGATTCACAATATCCGTGCGGGAAGCCGCCACCCCGCGCAACGGGACCACCGTAACATCTGCGGTCTGGTTATCGGGACCGGGGATGACAAAATGACCCACCCGCATTTTGTCGCCAGGCAACTCTTTCCAATCCGCCGGCAGAGTCCATTTTAGCGTGGCCACTGGCGCGGAGGCGGCGGCCATGCCCATCCCCTCACCGTGAGCATGATTATGGGAATCCCCGGCCGGGGCTTCATGCGGCACCTCCTTGGGGACCTGGTACACCTTTCCTTCATTGCGGTCGCATCCGCACAAAAGTGCGGCGACCGCCAACCCAACACCGGGGCGCATAAAACGATGCATAGTCACAGAAAACATGCGGACAAGATAACCACTGATTTGTCACACTGCAAGAAATGGAGTGAATCCCAAAAGGTGAACCCAAAAGCCGCAGTTAAGCCTCACGCCGAGGAGGGTTGAACGGTTTGGGCGAACCATTCCCTTGGATCCAGCGGTGTTTCATAGGTCAAGAGCCGCAGAAAGTTCCGCTGCGTTTCCAACGCGTCCACAAAAGACATCAGCAAGTCCATTTTGGCCACGCTCCGGAGCTGTTCGGTGAAGGTCATCTTGCTGGGCGGTGTTTGTTCAGATCCCCGGATGGAACGGGAAGTCGGTGTAGCCCTCCGGCGTCGGCGCGGACCACGCCTTCAGGTCGGCGGGAGGATTCAACTCCCAGCCGTGCGTGAAACGCTCCACGAGATCGGGATTGCTCAGGTAAGGCCGCCCGAACGCAATGAGGTCCGCCTGGCCGGAAGCAATGGCCGCCTCCGCCGTTTCCTGCGTGTAGCCGCAGTTGCCCATCAGCGGCCCGGAGAACACCGCGCGAAATTCCGGCAGCGTCATCGGCTTGCCCTGCTCGTGGAAGCCAAATGCCAGCCCGTCCACCACATGCAGGTAGGCCAGTCCATAGGTATTCAACTGCGTGGCGGCATACGTGAACGTCTCGCGGAAATCGGGCGCGCCCATGTCATTGAAATTCCCATTGGGCGACAGGCGCACCGCCACCCGGCTGGTCGGCCAGACGGTGAGAATCGACTCCACGATTTCCTTCAGGAAACGCGCGCGGTTCTCCCGGCTCCCACCGTAGCGGTCCGTCCGGTGATTGGTTTTCGAGTCGAGGAACTGGTTGATCAGGTAGCCGTTGGCCGCGTGAATTTCCACGCCGTCGAATCCGGCGGCCTTAGCCCGCTCCGCCGCGCGGCGGTAATCCTGCACCACGGCGGCAACCTCCGCCGTCTCCAGGGCGCGCGGCGTCTCGTAAGGCTGCTTGCCGATGGGGGTGTGAATGGTATCGCCATTGAGCTTGATGGCCGAGGCCGACACCGCCGGTTGG
The nucleotide sequence above comes from Verrucomicrobiota bacterium. Encoded proteins:
- the ccsA gene encoding cytochrome c biogenesis protein CcsA; translated protein: MKARIPLILTALFAVWLLASMRLPGPKNGFDLTGFGQLPVLLNGRVQPLDSVARNSLLQIRAKQSVAWSDPGASKLKPPQTMSATEWLVEVLASPTMADTRPIFRIDSAEMQGMLNLSDERKHFSYQELKEKLEEIEKQARRVNDIDSTKRTPFEHQIMRLYNALMIYTRLKVSVKPEDSKDFAADLEQFKKAIGPGLAAAQAQEAKQTFDQKAVDALMKYVQPYHRMQEAAYPLIVPPLDPAKNRDGWANAGASLMETAQGGTVHPAMGFYAGLMSAYAKNDPAGFNRALADYNQWLTPNYQLELTKSHREFFFNHLQAFYKATVIYVVAFIFAIIALFNLTEWLRRSAFNLVALAWVMHTVGLGFRVFLEGRPPVTNLYSSAVFIGWGAVFLGLVLERFFPLCLGVVVAAAVGFVTQIIAHNLALGGDTMEMMRAVLDSNFWLATHVITVTLGYSATFFAGVLAVFYVLLGFFTRNLTPDRAGALSRMVYGVTCFAALFSFVGTVLGGIWADQSWGRFWGWDPKENGALMIVLWNAVYLHARWCGMWQERGLMNVAIFGNVVTAWSWFGVNMLGVGLHSYGFMDSAFKWLVLFVSSQAAIMVLAMLPEERWKSRTAEPAPVPVTDPEKL
- a CDS encoding cytochrome c biogenesis protein ResB codes for the protein MSFKTIIAALGSMRVTVICLAAGMVLVLLGTLAQVNHGIYNVQKEYFQSLIAFWGPSGADWKIPIPGGYLIGGVLLVNLVAAQILVFELSRRRFGLQLIHGGLILLLVGQLFTDLFQVESHMRLTEGQPVNYSESSLYTELVLVDTSQPDRDTVVSIPEDELATGREITNPALPFTLRIKKHYLNSLVENRAGNEPGKPEATQGIGETVKVTPRPRAARMDERNVPASLIEVVAEGKSLGTWMFSLVLDSQPVQYAGKTWQVALRSVRVYKPFSITLLKFTHEKYPGTDIPKNFASRIRVDNPGTGEQRESLIYMNNPLRYGGETFYQGSYDPNDPRVSILQVVRNPSWLTPYIACILVGLGMCFHFMMHLMDFITRKFAASRKEGV
- a CDS encoding alkene reductase; its protein translation is MNHTASTNSSPHLLSPFDLRGLPLRNRVVMAPLTRGRAGRDRVPNELMLEYYTQRATAGLIIAEATTISEQGFGWVDSPGIYNDAQVAGWKKITTALRARGTPFFLQLWHCGRASHSSFHGGQPAVSASAIKLNGDTIHTPIGKQPYETPRALETAEVAAVVQDYRRAAERAKAAGFDGVEIHAANGYLINQFLDSKTNHRTDRYGGSRENRARFLKEIVESILTVWPTSRVAVRLSPNGNFNDMGAPDFRETFTYAATQLNTYGLAYLHVVDGLAFGFHEQGKPMTLPEFRAVFSGPLMGNCGYTQETAEAAIASGQADLIAFGRPYLSNPDLVERFTHGWELNPPADLKAWSAPTPEGYTDFPFHPGI